In a single window of the Coffea eugenioides isolate CCC68of chromosome 3, Ceug_1.0, whole genome shotgun sequence genome:
- the LOC113764802 gene encoding 28 kDa ribonucleoprotein, chloroplastic, giving the protein MAATAAAAVTSSFTASMQSLNCIRFKNWPCDPALKVVSSRMLQVASISHSLGIASSILIGPLSNKWRASRIAAAVAQEEAAVLAPEEATAPEQVEEVIQEEKEVEEASSEAEVAQSSSVNTKLYFGNLPYNVDSAQLAGIIQDYASPELIEVLYDRETGRSRGFAFVTMSTVEDCNVVIQNLDGREYGGRNFRVNFSDKPRPKDPLYPETEHKLFVGNLAWSVTSESLTEAFQEYGNVVGARVLYDGDTGRSRGYGFVCYETRAEMDAALNSLNGVELEGRPMRVSLAQGKKH; this is encoded by the exons ATGGCTGCCACAGCTGCTGCAGCTGTAACCTCTTCTTTTACTGCGTCCATGCAAAGTCTTAACTGTATTCGCTTTAAAAACTGGCCTTGTGATCCTGCCCTTAAAGTTGTATCATCAAGAATGCTCCAAGTAGCATCCATATCTCATTCTCTTGGGATTGCATCATCAATCTTGATCGGACCCTTGTCTAACAAATGGAGGGCCTCACGGATCGCGGCTGCAGTAGCTCAAGAAGAGGCAGCTGTCTTGGCTCCTGAAGAGGCAACGGCCCCTGAGCAGGTGGAGGAAGTGATTCAGGAGGAGAAGGAAGTAGAGGAAGCGTCAAGTGAGGCGGAGGTTGCTCAGAGTTCTTCTGTAAATACCAAGCTTTATTTCGGAAATTTGCCTTACAATGTTGATAGTGCACAGCTTGCTGGGATCATACAGGACTATGCTAGTCCAGAGCTGATTGAG GTTCTATACGACAGGGAAACAGGAAGAAGTAGAGGATTTGCATTTGTGACAATGAGCACAGTCGAAGATTGCAACGTAGTAATCCAAAATCTTGATGGAAGG GAGTATGGTGGTCGAAACTTCAGGGTAAATTTCTCAGACAAGCCTAGACCGAAGGACCCATTATATCCAGAAACGGAACATAAACTATTTGTTGGCAACCTGGCCTGGTCAGTTACATCTGAAAGCTTGACGGAGGCATTTCAAGAATATGGGAATGTTGTTGGGGCAAGGGTACTATATGATGGGGACACTGGAAGGTCGAGAGGCTATGGTTTTGTATGCTATGAAACAAGAGCTGAAATGGATGCAGCCCTGAATTCTCTCAATGGAGTG GAATTGGAAGGAAGGCCGATGCGCGTGAGCTTAGCACAAGGAAAGAAACATTAA